The window CGGCTCTCCCCCGAGGCGTACAACGCGGTCATCGGCACGTACAAGACGCCGATCATGAACCTCGGCGAGATCGCCCTGGTGATGGCCATCGTGTTCCACGCGTTCAACGGGCTCCGGATCATCCTCGTCGACTTCTGGTCCAAGGGGCCGAAGTACCAGCGGGCCATGTTCTGGATCGTCATCGTCCTGTGGGCGATCGCGATCGCGGGCTTCCTGCCCCGCCAGCTCATGAACCTCTTCGCGGACTTCAACTAGAGGGGCACCTGATGACCACGCAGATCGTCGAACCTCCCCGTTCCGCC of the Curtobacterium sp. TC1 genome contains:
- the sdhC gene encoding succinate dehydrogenase, cytochrome b556 subunit, producing the protein MAEPTGGGTATAVPDVTIEAPRASRKLEGTLYRGSTGMWSWVLHRITGVAIYFFLLVHILDTALVRLSPEAYNAVIGTYKTPIMNLGEIALVMAIVFHAFNGLRIILVDFWSKGPKYQRAMFWIVIVLWAIAIAGFLPRQLMNLFADFN